From Burkholderia sp. WP9, a single genomic window includes:
- a CDS encoding ABC transporter permease, which produces MTIAADSTPESSGRLKRELKAAESRKRAMALLLIAPLAIFLLLIFVVPIGALLTRAAQNPEVVNALPHTLAALSAWDRKSTPPDAAYTALAVDLAAVADSDGMGALARRLNVEIPGYRSLIAKSAHAMPFVDDNSKPLQLTPAQVHAKFVELDERWNDITYWQAIAKNSGAYSPFYLLASLDHKQDAFGHIIPTDPDQQIYLAVFSRTFVIGAAVTVFALLLGYPLAYWISTLPERRANLVMILVLIPFWTSILVRVAAWIVILQSEGLVNKALIGSGLLHDPLSLLFNRTGVYISMTHILLPFMILPLYSVMKSIPPTYQRAAVSLGSHPFAAFWRVYVPQTYPGIGAGALLVFILAIGYYITPALLGGPNDQMVSYYVAYYTNVTINWGMACALGGLLLAATLVLYVIYGRFTRSSLSLG; this is translated from the coding sequence ATGACCATTGCTGCCGATTCGACGCCTGAATCAAGTGGCCGGCTCAAGCGCGAGCTGAAGGCCGCGGAATCCAGAAAGCGGGCCATGGCCCTGCTGCTGATCGCGCCGCTCGCGATCTTTCTGCTGCTGATCTTTGTCGTGCCAATCGGCGCGCTGCTCACGCGTGCCGCGCAGAATCCCGAAGTGGTCAACGCGCTGCCGCATACCCTCGCGGCGTTGAGCGCCTGGGATCGCAAGAGCACGCCACCAGACGCCGCCTATACTGCCCTGGCCGTCGACCTCGCCGCAGTCGCCGACAGCGACGGCATGGGCGCACTCGCGCGACGCCTGAACGTCGAGATTCCGGGTTATCGCTCGCTGATTGCCAAATCCGCGCACGCAATGCCGTTCGTCGACGACAACAGCAAACCCTTGCAGCTGACGCCCGCCCAGGTCCACGCCAAATTCGTCGAACTGGACGAACGCTGGAACGACATTACGTACTGGCAAGCAATAGCCAAAAACTCCGGCGCGTATTCGCCGTTCTATTTGCTTGCTTCACTGGATCACAAACAGGACGCGTTTGGCCACATCATCCCGACCGATCCCGATCAACAGATCTACTTGGCCGTGTTCAGCCGCACCTTTGTTATCGGCGCCGCGGTAACGGTCTTCGCGCTGTTGCTCGGCTACCCGCTTGCATACTGGATTTCCACGCTGCCCGAACGTCGCGCGAATCTGGTGATGATTCTCGTGCTGATTCCATTCTGGACCTCGATCCTCGTGCGCGTGGCAGCATGGATCGTGATTCTGCAAAGCGAGGGGCTGGTGAACAAAGCGTTGATCGGCAGCGGGCTGTTGCATGACCCGCTGTCGCTGCTGTTCAACCGCACCGGCGTCTACATTTCGATGACGCATATTCTGCTGCCGTTCATGATCCTGCCGCTCTATAGCGTGATGAAGTCGATCCCGCCGACCTATCAGCGCGCCGCGGTCTCGCTCGGCAGCCATCCGTTCGCCGCATTCTGGCGCGTGTATGTGCCGCAGACCTATCCGGGCATCGGCGCGGGTGCGCTGCTGGTCTTCATTCTGGCAATCGGCTACTACATCACGCCGGCCTTGCTCGGCGGACCGAACGATCAGATGGTCAGCTACTACGTTGCGTACTACACCAACGTGACGATCAACTGGGGCATGGCGTGCGCGCTCGGCGGTCTGCTGCTCGCCGCCACACTCGTGCTGTATGTCATTTACGGGCGCTTCACGCGTTCGTCACTGAGCCTCGGCTGA
- a CDS encoding OmpA family protein, with protein sequence MKHQLTVLVCALALTACADHAARERLGIQDATLLQTGFGATQDEAAGAVNAQWVSTYAPIASSSAALTSLQARLDRLPGDKNGYFHAKAQCWITAAKQAHQANDHWGFVEEAIGQAATITLSLENGTPLSAANPALRTVSTVRPDLWKIVNTIKSDPAVASCPPAQLPLACAEVELMQAGHDAWRRSFTNAEKRLPEVQDNLRQSAQRALQCGQPIPTPPTAAASAAKSPQKITLKADSLFRSNGGEEAAILPAGKRQLDDVATDLRDVPALHALKITGYADRLGDKSYNLGLSLRRARTVERYLRAHGVSLPMTALGRGSADPLVDCRQTRRDALRRCLAPNRRVEIELVSARS encoded by the coding sequence ATGAAACACCAGCTAACGGTGCTTGTGTGCGCGCTGGCCTTGACAGCCTGCGCGGACCACGCCGCGCGTGAACGGCTCGGCATCCAGGATGCCACGTTGCTGCAAACCGGCTTCGGCGCCACGCAAGACGAAGCCGCAGGCGCGGTCAACGCGCAATGGGTCAGCACCTACGCACCCATCGCAAGCAGTAGTGCGGCGCTGACCAGTCTGCAAGCGCGGCTCGATCGGTTGCCGGGCGACAAGAACGGCTATTTTCACGCCAAGGCGCAATGCTGGATCACTGCCGCCAAACAGGCGCACCAAGCTAACGACCACTGGGGCTTCGTCGAAGAAGCGATCGGCCAGGCGGCCACGATCACGCTCAGTCTGGAGAATGGCACGCCGTTATCCGCAGCCAATCCCGCCCTGCGCACGGTGTCCACGGTGCGCCCCGATCTGTGGAAAATCGTCAATACCATCAAGTCGGATCCCGCCGTCGCTTCATGTCCGCCGGCGCAGCTGCCGCTCGCATGCGCTGAAGTCGAACTGATGCAAGCCGGGCATGACGCATGGCGCCGCAGCTTCACCAACGCCGAGAAGCGCTTGCCGGAGGTACAGGACAACTTGCGCCAATCGGCGCAACGGGCTCTGCAATGCGGGCAGCCAATACCAACCCCGCCAACGGCTGCTGCCTCTGCTGCAAAGTCGCCGCAAAAGATCACACTAAAGGCCGATTCGCTTTTCCGCTCCAACGGCGGCGAAGAAGCCGCCATCTTGCCTGCCGGCAAGCGCCAGCTTGATGACGTGGCGACAGACCTTAGAGACGTTCCCGCATTGCACGCGCTGAAGATCACCGGCTACGCCGACCGCCTCGGCGACAAGTCATACAACCTTGGCTTGTCGTTGCGACGTGCGCGCACGGTCGAGCGATATCTGCGAGCGCATGGCGTGAGCTTGCCGATGACCGCGCTGGGCAGAGGCAGTGCGGACCCGCTGGTCGATTGCCGGCAGACCCGGCGTGATGCCTTGAGGCGATGCCTCGCGCCCAATCGCCGCGTCGAGATCGAACTTGTCTCGGCGCGTTCCTAG
- a CDS encoding response regulator transcription factor codes for MSTILVIDDHPAFRMVIKMQLMQLLGVEEVIEADNGQTAVEMARVHTPELAILDLDIPRISGLDVIPRLRLVHPPIRVMVLSGHDPATFAPRAMRSGVHGFVGKSQEMKEIMRGVEAVLAGYTVFPVAANGAGIAAAAGAGGEEQRIGLLSDKELVILQMLSKGMSNKAIGDALFISNKTVSSHKTRIMQKLGVKSLVELIDLARRCRIASVQ; via the coding sequence ATGTCAACTATTCTGGTTATCGATGACCATCCGGCGTTCCGTATGGTCATCAAAATGCAGCTCATGCAATTGCTCGGCGTGGAAGAAGTGATCGAGGCCGACAACGGCCAGACCGCCGTGGAGATGGCCCGGGTGCACACCCCGGAACTCGCCATACTGGATCTCGACATTCCGCGCATTAGTGGGCTCGATGTGATTCCGCGTCTCAGGCTCGTTCATCCACCCATTCGAGTGATGGTGTTGTCGGGCCACGACCCGGCCACGTTCGCGCCGCGCGCAATGCGCTCGGGCGTCCACGGTTTCGTGGGCAAGTCGCAGGAAATGAAAGAGATCATGCGCGGCGTGGAGGCGGTGCTGGCCGGCTATACCGTGTTCCCCGTGGCGGCCAACGGAGCCGGCATAGCGGCGGCCGCTGGTGCCGGCGGGGAAGAGCAAAGGATCGGACTGCTGTCGGATAAAGAACTCGTGATACTGCAGATGCTCTCGAAAGGCATGTCGAACAAGGCGATTGGAGATGCCTTGTTCATCAGCAACAAAACCGTCAGCAGCCACAAGACGCGCATCATGCAAAAGCTCGGTGTCAAATCGCTCGTTGAACTCATCGATCTGGCGCGGCGTTGCCGGATCGCCTCCGTGCAATGA
- a CDS encoding ABC transporter permease has product MKLAKPLFAPHTSWVERVWYFALRGLAVLTLLYLILPVLAIVPLSFSSSTFLVYPIPGWSLRWYQNLIASDEWRMAAKNSFIVAPSATVVATVLGTLAAIGLTKANFRGKGLLMAILISPMIVPVVVVGVGMYLFFAPLGLANTYIGLILAHASLGVPFVVTTVAATLQGFNYNLVRASLSLGANPLKTFFRITLPVIAPGVISGALFAFATSFDEVVVTLFLAGADQTTLPRQMFTGIRENISPTIAALATILIVFSTSLLLALEWLRGRNAARAVKA; this is encoded by the coding sequence ATGAAACTTGCCAAGCCATTGTTCGCCCCGCATACGTCATGGGTCGAGCGCGTCTGGTATTTCGCGCTGCGCGGTCTTGCCGTGCTGACGTTGCTGTATCTCATCTTGCCCGTGCTGGCGATCGTGCCGCTCTCGTTTTCGTCGAGCACGTTCCTGGTGTATCCAATTCCGGGCTGGTCGCTGCGCTGGTATCAGAACCTGATCGCATCCGATGAATGGCGCATGGCCGCCAAGAACAGCTTTATCGTCGCGCCTTCGGCGACGGTGGTCGCAACCGTGCTCGGCACGCTCGCGGCAATCGGACTGACCAAAGCGAATTTCCGCGGCAAAGGCTTGCTCATGGCGATCCTGATCTCGCCGATGATCGTGCCGGTGGTGGTGGTCGGCGTGGGCATGTATCTGTTCTTTGCGCCGCTCGGGCTGGCCAATACGTACATCGGGCTGATTCTCGCGCATGCGTCGCTCGGTGTGCCCTTTGTCGTGACGACGGTCGCGGCGACGTTGCAGGGGTTCAATTACAACCTGGTGCGGGCGAGTTTGTCGCTTGGCGCGAATCCGTTGAAGACGTTTTTCCGCATCACGTTGCCGGTGATCGCGCCGGGCGTGATTTCGGGTGCACTGTTCGCATTCGCGACTTCATTCGACGAAGTCGTCGTGACACTGTTCCTTGCGGGCGCGGATCAGACTACGTTGCCCCGTCAGATGTTCACCGGCATTCGGGAAAACATCAGCCCGACTATCGCGGCGCTGGCGACAATTCTGATTGTGTTCTCGACCAGCCTGTTGCTGGCGCTCGAGTGGCTGCGTGGGCGAAACGCAGCACGGGCGGTCAAGGCCTGA
- a CDS encoding PLP-dependent aminotransferase family protein, translating into MDTVILSDWLAARLDRTAAEPVYRQTLRLMQQAILTGQLPPGTKLPSSRTLAEDLGIARNTVLHVYDQLTAEGYVISTTGSGTYVADTRPDTAAVNTRKKPAVASVDKAGSTATETPKPPKRDLGDLSTRGRRLIDKAGVSAKQWGAFMPGVPDVAEFPARTWSRLQARLWKEANPDLLTYAPGGGYRPLRRALSDYLRVARSVNCTPDQIIITTGIHQSIDLAVRLLTDVGDRAWVEEPCYWGARSVLQSSGITLVPVPVDDEGLNPREQDLQQPPRLALVTPSHQYPLGMVMSLARRRTLLEYARQHNVWIIEDDYDSEFRYGSRPLASLQGLDDAGQVIYVGSLGKMLFPGLRIGYMIAPEHLVDTFRTGVAELYREGQLMQQAVMTDFIMDGHLTSHVRRMRALYGERRQILIDAITARFGTELPVMGDEAGLHLVLGLPDHANDRAVTAAAFDAGVIVRPLASYYSSDPPARRGLLLGYACVPNDKIGPAFDTLARVIEQTALKTPTRAA; encoded by the coding sequence TTGGACACCGTGATCTTGTCGGATTGGCTGGCCGCGAGGCTCGACCGCACGGCCGCCGAACCGGTCTACAGGCAGACGTTGCGGCTCATGCAGCAAGCCATTCTGACCGGCCAGTTGCCGCCGGGCACCAAACTGCCCAGTTCGCGCACGCTCGCCGAAGACCTCGGCATTGCGCGCAACACGGTCCTGCACGTCTACGATCAGTTGACCGCTGAGGGCTACGTGATCTCGACCACCGGCAGCGGCACTTACGTCGCCGACACGAGGCCGGACACGGCAGCCGTGAATACGCGCAAGAAGCCGGCGGTGGCGAGCGTCGACAAGGCAGGCAGTACGGCCACGGAAACCCCGAAGCCGCCGAAGCGCGATCTGGGCGACCTGTCGACTCGCGGACGGCGCCTGATCGATAAAGCCGGCGTGTCCGCCAAACAATGGGGCGCGTTCATGCCGGGTGTGCCCGACGTCGCGGAATTTCCCGCGCGCACGTGGAGCCGCTTGCAGGCGCGTTTGTGGAAGGAAGCCAATCCCGATCTGCTGACCTACGCGCCAGGCGGTGGCTACCGGCCATTGCGGCGGGCATTGTCGGATTACCTGCGCGTCGCGCGCTCGGTGAATTGCACGCCCGATCAGATCATCATCACCACCGGCATTCATCAATCGATCGATCTGGCTGTGCGCCTGTTGACCGATGTGGGCGACCGCGCGTGGGTCGAAGAACCCTGCTATTGGGGCGCGCGTAGTGTGCTGCAGTCATCGGGGATTACCCTTGTGCCGGTGCCGGTGGATGACGAAGGTCTGAATCCGCGCGAACAGGATTTGCAACAGCCGCCGCGGCTCGCACTCGTCACGCCGTCGCATCAATATCCGCTCGGCATGGTGATGAGCCTCGCGCGCCGCCGCACGCTGCTCGAATACGCGCGCCAGCACAACGTGTGGATCATCGAGGACGATTACGACAGCGAGTTCCGCTACGGCAGCCGTCCGCTCGCCTCGCTGCAAGGACTCGACGATGCCGGCCAGGTGATCTACGTCGGCAGTCTGGGGAAGATGCTGTTTCCGGGCCTGCGGATCGGCTACATGATCGCGCCGGAGCATCTGGTGGACACGTTCCGCACGGGCGTGGCCGAGTTATACCGCGAAGGTCAGTTGATGCAGCAAGCGGTGATGACCGACTTCATCATGGACGGCCACCTCACCTCGCACGTTCGGCGCATGCGTGCGCTATACGGCGAGCGCCGGCAGATTCTGATCGACGCGATCACCGCGCGTTTCGGCACCGAGTTGCCGGTAATGGGCGATGAAGCCGGGCTGCATCTGGTGCTCGGCTTGCCGGATCACGCGAACGATCGCGCGGTGACGGCCGCCGCTTTCGACGCCGGCGTCATCGTGCGCCCGCTCGCGAGCTACTACAGCAGCGACCCGCCCGCGCGGCGCGGACTGCTTCTCGGCTATGCCTGTGTGCCGAACGACAAGATTGGTCCCGCGTTCGACACCCTTGCGCGCGTCATCGAGCAAACCGCATTGAAGACGCCGACGCGCGCCGCTTGA
- a CDS encoding ABC transporter substrate-binding protein, translating to MSKIGKSRCAIAVGAVALALGAAQVNAAELTVVNFGGANGDAQKVAFNQPFEKETSNKVTAVEYNGEQAKVKAMVEAKHVNWDVVEVESGDIGRGCDEGLYEKLDWSKIGKKSDLIPEAPQTCGVGFFVWSTALAYNADKLKTAPTGWADFWDVKKFPGKRAMRKGARYNLEFALMADGVPPKEVYKVLATKAGQDRAFKKLDELKPNIQWWEAGAQPPQFLVAGDVVMSTAYNGRIDAAQKEGKNLKVVWNGSIYDLDYWAIPKGTPNKALAEKYIAYSISSKPQQDYAHNIAYGPVNVTAIKALDPKTLSNLPNSPANGKNAVLQNLAFWTDHGDELEQRFSSWASK from the coding sequence ATGAGCAAGATCGGGAAATCGCGCTGCGCCATCGCTGTCGGTGCTGTGGCGCTCGCACTGGGCGCCGCGCAAGTCAATGCGGCCGAATTGACGGTCGTCAATTTCGGCGGCGCGAATGGCGACGCGCAAAAGGTCGCCTTCAACCAGCCGTTCGAAAAGGAGACCAGCAATAAAGTCACCGCTGTCGAATACAACGGTGAGCAGGCCAAAGTGAAAGCGATGGTCGAAGCCAAGCATGTGAACTGGGATGTGGTGGAAGTCGAATCGGGCGATATCGGCCGCGGCTGTGATGAAGGGCTGTACGAGAAACTCGACTGGTCGAAGATCGGCAAGAAGTCCGATCTGATTCCCGAAGCACCGCAAACCTGCGGCGTGGGCTTCTTCGTGTGGTCGACGGCGCTCGCATACAACGCCGACAAACTGAAAACGGCGCCGACCGGCTGGGCCGATTTCTGGGACGTCAAGAAATTCCCGGGCAAGCGCGCCATGCGCAAGGGCGCGCGCTATAACCTCGAATTCGCGTTGATGGCCGACGGCGTGCCGCCGAAGGAAGTCTACAAGGTGCTCGCCACCAAGGCAGGCCAGGACCGCGCGTTCAAGAAGCTTGACGAACTGAAGCCGAACATTCAGTGGTGGGAAGCAGGCGCGCAGCCGCCGCAATTCCTCGTGGCGGGCGACGTGGTGATGTCCACGGCGTACAACGGCCGGATCGACGCCGCGCAGAAGGAAGGCAAGAACCTGAAGGTGGTGTGGAACGGCAGCATCTACGACCTCGACTACTGGGCGATTCCGAAGGGCACGCCAAACAAGGCGCTGGCCGAGAAGTACATCGCCTATTCGATTTCGTCGAAGCCGCAACAGGACTACGCGCACAACATTGCGTACGGTCCGGTGAACGTGACGGCCATCAAGGCGCTCGATCCGAAGACGCTCTCCAATCTGCCGAACTCGCCGGCTAACGGCAAGAACGCGGTGCTGCAGAACCTCGCGTTCTGGACCGATCATGGCGATGAACTGGAGCAACGCTTTTCGTCGTGGGCTTCGAAGTAG
- a CDS encoding ABC transporter ATP-binding protein: MKTDDVIVSFRGVRKTYDGETLVVKQLDLDIYQGEFLTLLGPSGSGKTTCLMMLAGFEFPTGGEIWLDGTLLNTVPPHKRNIGMVFQNYALFPHLTVEQNVAYPLTVRKISAQERAERTHNALKMVRMESFAKRYPAQLSGGQQQRIALARALVFEPKLVLMDEPLGALDKQLREHMQYELKSLHEKLGVTFVYVTHDQGEALTMSDRVAVFDKGIVQQLDTVDRLYESPCNEFVANFIGDSNKLRGTIANVEGEFCEFRLSDGTRLTGRNIGGARAGTPAVACIRPERMKLANGLSRPGANALAGEARGLIYFGDHVRMRCGLHEQDECFVKVPLGTDALDTFAPGAPVALEFAPEHLRVFAGA, from the coding sequence ATGAAAACCGATGACGTGATCGTCAGCTTTCGGGGTGTGCGCAAGACGTACGACGGCGAAACGCTGGTCGTCAAACAACTTGATCTGGATATCTATCAGGGCGAATTTCTGACCCTGCTCGGGCCGTCCGGATCCGGGAAAACCACCTGCCTGATGATGCTGGCGGGTTTTGAGTTTCCCACCGGCGGCGAGATCTGGCTGGACGGCACGCTGCTCAACACAGTGCCACCGCATAAGCGCAACATTGGCATGGTGTTTCAGAACTATGCGTTGTTTCCGCATCTGACAGTCGAACAGAACGTTGCCTATCCATTGACCGTGCGCAAGATTTCGGCGCAGGAGCGCGCGGAACGCACCCATAACGCGTTGAAGATGGTGCGCATGGAGAGCTTCGCAAAGCGCTATCCCGCGCAACTTTCAGGCGGACAGCAGCAGCGCATCGCGCTCGCCCGCGCGCTGGTGTTCGAACCGAAGCTCGTGCTGATGGACGAGCCGCTCGGCGCGCTGGACAAACAGTTGCGCGAACACATGCAGTACGAACTTAAATCATTGCACGAGAAACTCGGCGTGACGTTCGTGTACGTCACGCACGATCAGGGCGAGGCACTGACCATGTCCGACCGCGTCGCCGTGTTCGATAAAGGCATCGTGCAGCAACTCGATACCGTCGATCGGCTGTACGAATCGCCATGCAATGAGTTCGTGGCGAACTTCATCGGCGACAGCAACAAGCTGCGCGGCACGATCGCGAATGTCGAGGGTGAGTTCTGCGAATTCCGTCTGAGCGACGGCACGCGGCTCACCGGTCGCAATATCGGCGGCGCGCGGGCGGGTACGCCGGCGGTTGCATGTATTCGCCCCGAGCGCATGAAGCTCGCCAACGGCCTGTCACGGCCGGGCGCCAACGCGCTGGCCGGCGAGGCACGCGGGCTGATCTATTTCGGCGACCACGTGCGCATGCGTTGTGGTTTGCATGAACAGGACGAGTGCTTCGTCAAGGTGCCGCTCGGCACCGACGCGCTCGACACCTTCGCGCCCGGCGCGCCGGTCGCACTGGAGTTCGCACCCGAGCATCTGCGGGTATTCGCAGGGGCGTGA